A window from Chelmon rostratus isolate fCheRos1 chromosome 13, fCheRos1.pri, whole genome shotgun sequence encodes these proteins:
- the pla1a gene encoding phospholipase A1 member A → MPWEHRTVLLCALTVCITSLVVGVEERRTDDECADVNNTTWLEYRQQRDKLQVQYLLLTRRNEDCAHMFTQESLTATQRPSYFDMSRPTKVIIHGYRAMGSKPSWVMELARALLRVQDVNVLVVDWVYGASFAYNLVVENYKEVAVQISVLINQLQTHGCKLDSFHFIGVSLGAHVAGFVGTLFEGKIGRITGLDPAGPMFKGADTFDRLDPSDAQFVDAIHTDSDYFGISIPVGHVDFFLNGGKDQTGCARSRFASMYGYVICDHMRALHVYMSALNGSCPLVGIPCFSYENFLKGRCVDCDVFKGVCPTIGLSENSGIAVSPIPKEQKLFLLTSSSPPFCTHHILLELEVSPLDKSAEVEVTLRTENVGKEKRLRLQTDMTVYRTVLAHPVALCEIHSIELKNTGSRFYRQGDVHVKSVCVSEFPSLRREKPLCVNNINIRRGAPWSHDFVQVCGIF, encoded by the exons ATGCCTTGGGAACACAGAACGGTCCTGCTCTGTGCTTTGACAGTCTGCATCACATCTCTGGTGGTGG GTGTGGAGGAAAGGCGGACAGATGATGAGTGTGCTGATGTAAACAACACCACCTGGCTGGAGTACcggcagcagagagacaagcTGCAGGTGCAGTACCTGCTGCTGACCAGGAGAAACGAGGACTGTGCTCACATGTTCACCCAGGAGTCTCTCACTGCAACACAGCGTCCCTCGTACTTCGACATGTCCCGCCCGACCAAGGTCATCATCCACGGGTACAG GGCAATGGGCAGTAAGCCGTCCTGGGTGATGGAGCTGGCCCGAGCCCTGCTCAGGGTGCAGGATGTGAACGTGCTGGTGGTGGACTGGGTCTACGGTGCCTCCTTCGCCTACAACCTGGTGGTGGAGAATTACAAGGAGGTGGCTGTGCAGATCTCTGTCCTCATCAACCAGctgcag ACACATGGATGCAAACTGGACTCCTTCCACTTCATCGGGGTCAGTCTCGGGGCACATGTCGCCGGTTTTGTTGGGACTCTTTTCGAGGGGAAGATAGGAAGAATCACGG GCCTTGACCCTGCTGGACCCATGTTTAAAGGAGCTGATACCTTTGACCGGCTGGACCCCTCTGACGCTCAGTTTGTCGATGCCATCCACACAGACTCCGACT ATTTTGGCATTTCCATCCCTGTGGGTCATGTGGACTTCTTCCTGAACGGAGGGAAGGATCAGACCGGGTGTGCCCGCTCCAGGTTTGCCTCAA TGTATGGCTATGTGATATGTGACCACATGAGGGCGCTGCATGTATACATGAGCGCGCTGAACGGCTCGTGCCCGCTGGTGGGGATCCCGTGCTTCAGCTATGAGAACTTCCTGAAGGGACGCTGTGTGGACTGTGACGTCTTCAAGGGGGTATGTCCAACCATAG gtttatcAGAAAACAGTGGCATAGCCGTATCTCCAATCCCCAAAGAGCAGAAGCTATTCCTCCTCACGTCTTCTTCGCCACCTTTCTGCA CTCACCACatcctgctggagctggaggtttCCCCTCTGGATAAGAGTGCTGAGGTGGAGGTGACACTGAGGACTGAGAACGTGGGGAAAGAGAAGAGGCTCAGGCT tcagACAGATATGACAGTGTACAGGACGGTGCTGGCTCACCCTGTGGCTCTGTGTGAGATCCACTCCATCGAGCTGAAGAACACCGGATCTCGGTTCTACCGACAGGGAGACGTCCACGTCAAGTCCGTCTGCGTCTCCGAGTTCCCCTCTCTCAG gcGAGAGAAGCCGCTGTGTGtgaacaacatcaacatcagaCGAGGAGCTCCGTGGTCACATGactttgtgcaggtgtgtggcATCTTCTGA